From the genome of Methylocystis heyeri:
CCGCGAGCGCGCCGTCCTGGTAGCGATGCTCGACCCAGGCGACGCGGAAGCTCGAGGGCGAAGCGCGGATTACGCTGGAGACGTCGATCGCCACTTGCTGCTTGCCGAGCTTGGCGAAGGGATCATTGGCGCGCGCATATTCGTTCAGCGCCTGCGCCCCTCCCGTCGTCGTGAAATCATAAGCCTGGAGCCAGTTCTGGCGCACGATGATCGGATCCGCCGGCAGCGAGCGCACAATTTCGATGAAATGGGCGAGATACCAGGCGATCTCCGGATCGGACGGCGTGTAATCCGCGGTCGCCGGCGCCACCGCCTGGGCCTGGCCGAGCTTATCGATCTGCACAACCCAGGGAACCACGCTGCCGTGGGTCGATTGCCAGACGAGGCCGACTGCGAGACCCATGGAGAGAAAGAGCGAGCCGAACGCCATCAGCCGCCAGTTCTTCGCCTGCACCCGCGCCGAGCCGATGCGCTCATCCCAGGCCTGGGCGGCGCGCTGGTAGGGCGTCTCCGGCTCGGGGGTGCGCCCGTAGCGCACCGACGATCGGCGGAAGATCGACATCTCCTATTCTCCTCCCGAAAGATCGATGGAATGGCCGCCGCCATGGCTGTCGCCCGACCGAAGGGCGTGGCCGGCGGTTTGAGCGCCATGGAACAAGGTCTGATTGCGCTTCATGCGCTGGGCCCAGGCGGGCATGCCGGAATCGATTGCTGTTTCGCCATTGCTGTCGGCGGCGTTCCCGCCCACGGTTCCCATGGTCGAGCCGCCGCCGGTCGCGGCGAATCCAGAACGGGCGCCAGCGGCGAAGTTCTCCTTGAGTGAGTTCACGGCCCGGGACGCGGCCCGGCGCAAGGGCGAGGCGGCGGCCGAGCCCGCCAAGCGCCCTACCCCGCCGAGGCCTGACGCCACACCCGCGGCGCCGGACTGCCCAAAGGAAGCGAGGTTGTAGGCGGAGGCCGCACCGCCTGCCATCGCCGCCCCACCGCGCGCCGCGGCGGCCGCGCCGGATGCGGCGACTCCCGCCCCCCTTCCGGCGAGACCCAACGCCGCGCCGCCGGCCATGGTCGTGCCGGCGACAGCGAGGCCCGTGCCGACCACAGCGCCGGCGCCGAGCTGCGGCGCGCCGGAAACGAGGCCCGTGGCGATGCCGGGACCAAAGATGCCGAGGCCGAGCATTGCGAGGGCGGCGAGCACGACGGAAAGCGCTTGCTCGATCGTCGGCTGGCCGCCGGCGTAGCCCGTCGTAAATTGCGAGAAGAGGCCCGTGCCGATGCCGACGATGACGGCCAGCGCCATCACCTTGACGCCGGAAGCCACGATGTTGCCGAGCACCTTCTCGGCGAGGAAAGCGGTCTTATTGAAGAGAGCGAACGGAACGAGGATGAAGCCCGCGAGCGTCGTGAGCTTGAACTCGATCAGGGTCACGAAAAGCTGAATCGCCAGGATGAAGAAGGCGATCATCACCAGGAGCCACGACACCATCAGCACGGCGATCTGGACGAAGTTGGCGAAGAAACTCGTGAACCCCATCATCTGGCTCGCCGCGTCGAGCAGCGGCTGACCGGCGTCGAGCCCGACCTGGGCGAGACGGCCGGGCTGCAGGAAAGTCGCGGTCGAGATCGACGAACCGCCGGCCTTTAATCCGAGCCCTGCGAAGCTGTTGAAGACGATGCCTGAGAGGTTGTTGAAATTGGTGATGATGAAGGCGAAGACGCCGATATAGAGGGTCTTCTTCACCAGCCGTTGCAGAATGTCTTCGTCCACGCCCCAGGCCCAGAACAGGCCCGCGAGCGTTATGTCGATCACGATCAGCGTCGAGGAAAGGTAGCCGACCTCGCTTTTGATCAGGCCGAATCCGGAATTGATGTAGGTCGTGAATGTGTTGAGGAATGTGTCGATGACGCCGACGTTGTTCATCGCGCCCCTCCGGCTTGAGGAACAGCAGATGATGGGGTGGCCGGCGCGGTCGCTTCATGCGCGGGAGGACTTCGCAGCGGCCGCGCCGGCCTGCCGAAGAACCGCCGGCGGTTCTCATCCCAGACTGCCAGGCAATACGGATCTTCGGCGTCGCTAGGCCCGAGCGCGCTGCAATGGCGCAGTTCGGACGAAAGGTCGTCAGAGGTTGCGGCGGAGGGTGGACCCGCCACCGGAGGCGCCGGCGCATGCTCATGCGTTGCGATCAGCGCAGCGACGATCGCGGCGACGAGGACGCCGATCGCCGCAATGCGGAAGCTGTCCGTGCGCCCCATGATCTAAGCCCTCAGTTGCCGCTGAACATGGTGACGGCGCCGGGCACATAGCCCGTGCGCGTCGAAAAGGCCTTGTACTGTTGCTGCCC
Proteins encoded in this window:
- the trbF gene encoding conjugal transfer protein TrbF, which gives rise to MSIFRRSSVRYGRTPEPETPYQRAAQAWDERIGSARVQAKNWRLMAFGSLFLSMGLAVGLVWQSTHGSVVPWVVQIDKLGQAQAVAPATADYTPSDPEIAWYLAHFIEIVRSLPADPIIVRQNWLQAYDFTTTGGAQALNEYARANDPFAKLGKQQVAIDVSSVIRASPSSFRVAWVEHRYQDGALAETTRWTAILSVAIQTPADADHLRKNPLGIYVIAINWSKELGQ
- the trbK-alt gene encoding putative entry exclusion protein TrbK-alt, which produces MGRTDSFRIAAIGVLVAAIVAALIATHEHAPAPPVAGPPSAATSDDLSSELRHCSALGPSDAEDPYCLAVWDENRRRFFGRPARPLRSPPAHEATAPATPSSAVPQAGGAR
- the trbL gene encoding P-type conjugative transfer protein TrbL; this translates as MNNVGVIDTFLNTFTTYINSGFGLIKSEVGYLSSTLIVIDITLAGLFWAWGVDEDILQRLVKKTLYIGVFAFIITNFNNLSGIVFNSFAGLGLKAGGSSISTATFLQPGRLAQVGLDAGQPLLDAASQMMGFTSFFANFVQIAVLMVSWLLVMIAFFILAIQLFVTLIEFKLTTLAGFILVPFALFNKTAFLAEKVLGNIVASGVKVMALAVIVGIGTGLFSQFTTGYAGGQPTIEQALSVVLAALAMLGLGIFGPGIATGLVSGAPQLGAGAVVGTGLAVAGTTMAGGAALGLAGRGAGVAASGAAAAARGGAAMAGGAASAYNLASFGQSGAAGVASGLGGVGRLAGSAAASPLRRAASRAVNSLKENFAAGARSGFAATGGGSTMGTVGGNAADSNGETAIDSGMPAWAQRMKRNQTLFHGAQTAGHALRSGDSHGGGHSIDLSGGE